The following proteins are encoded in a genomic region of Kiritimatiellia bacterium:
- the hisF gene encoding imidazole glycerol phosphate synthase subunit HisF, whose translation MEPIRVIPCLDMKDGRVVKGVHFVELRDAADPVEAARAYSEGGADEIAFLDITATIEGRCTMFDVARKVAAVVDVPLTVGGGIRRCADIEEALESGASRVSISSAAFRDPGLVREAVRLFGADRIVIALDADVNEALPSKREVYIDGGRTKTGRDAAAFARELADLGAGWFLPTSKGADGTTDGYDLVLTRAVAEATGRPVIASGGAGKLEHFNEAVTQGKASAVLAASVFHFGTFTIQQVKEYLAGRGIAVRR comes from the coding sequence ATGGAGCCTATACGAGTGATCCCCTGCCTGGACATGAAGGACGGCCGCGTGGTCAAGGGCGTGCATTTCGTCGAACTCCGCGACGCGGCGGATCCCGTCGAGGCCGCGCGGGCGTATTCCGAAGGCGGCGCGGACGAGATCGCGTTCCTCGACATCACCGCGACGATCGAGGGCCGGTGCACGATGTTCGACGTGGCCCGCAAGGTGGCCGCCGTGGTGGACGTGCCGCTGACCGTGGGCGGCGGAATCAGGAGATGCGCGGACATCGAGGAGGCGCTGGAGTCCGGGGCCTCGCGCGTGAGCATTTCGTCCGCCGCGTTCCGCGATCCGGGCCTGGTGCGCGAAGCCGTCCGGCTGTTCGGCGCGGACCGGATCGTCATCGCGCTCGACGCCGACGTCAACGAGGCCCTGCCGTCGAAGCGCGAGGTCTACATCGACGGCGGCCGGACGAAGACCGGGCGCGACGCCGCGGCGTTCGCGCGGGAACTGGCCGACCTGGGGGCGGGCTGGTTCCTGCCGACGAGCAAGGGCGCGGACGGGACGACAGACGGCTACGACCTGGTCCTGACCCGGGCCGTCGCCGAGGCTACCGGCCGGCCGGTCATCGCCAGCGGCGGCGCGGGAAAACTCGAACATTTCAATGAGGCCGTCACCCAGGGCAAGGCCAGCGCCGTCCTCGCCGCATCGGTGTTCCATTTTGGAACATTTACAATTCAGCAGGTGAAGGAATACCTCGCCGGGCGAGGAATCGCGGTGCGGCGGTAA